The Musa acuminata AAA Group cultivar baxijiao chromosome BXJ2-2, Cavendish_Baxijiao_AAA, whole genome shotgun sequence genome has a segment encoding these proteins:
- the LOC135604958 gene encoding uncharacterized protein LOC135604958, translating into MPAVVVCGKRSSSIFEDLHLHTPPPASKRARCASGAFLPTPALRLSPLADRDNGENSGEGTNLFAANLAHLRSLFPEMDHQLLERALEESGNDLDSALQSLNDLHLETTKFNLDSSVSKSEIGVETNVQPSTEGVINTNGVDQVASGLSAADVLPKDGSEWVELFVREMMNATDMDDARSRASRVLESVEKWIMAHATTEALQSFHKENTNLKNQLEVLLKENTILKHAVAIQHGRQKDYNEKSQELQHLRHLVSQYQEQLKTLEFNNYALSVHLKEAQQCNSITGRCNPDVF; encoded by the exons ATGCCTGCCGTAGTGGTCTGTGGGAAGAGGTCTTCTTCCATCTTCGAGGATCTCCACCTCCACACCCCTCCCCCGGCATCCAAGAGGGCCCGCTGCGCTTCCGGTGCCTTCCTCCCTACCCCCGCGCTACGGCTCTCCCCCCTTGCCGACCGGGACAACGGTGAAAACAGCGGCGAGGGTACTAATCTGTTTGCGGCTAATCTTGCTCATCTGCGGTCTCTGTTTCCGGAAATGGACCATCAG CTTCTTGAACGGGCACTTGAAGAATCAGGAAATGACTTGGATTCTGCCTTACAAAGCTTGAATGATCTCCATTTAGAAACAACAAAATTTAACTTGGATTCTTCTGTTAGCAAATCTGAAATTGGGGTTGAGACAAATGTTCAGCCTTCAACTGAAG GTGTGATCAACACAAATGGTGTGGATCAAGTTGCTTCAGGTCTATCTGCTGCAGATGTTCTCCCAAAAGATGGATCTGAATGGGTTGAGCTGTTTGTGAGAGAGATGATGAATGCAACTGATATGGATGATGCAAGGTCTCGTGCATCCAGAGTACTGGAGAGTGTGGAGAAGTGGATAATGGCTCATGCTACAACTGAAGCACTGCAAAGCTTCCACAAG GAAAACACTAACCTGAAAAATCAGTTGGAGGTGCTGCTTAAAGAGAATACTATTCTGAAGCATGCAGTGGCAATCCAGCATGGTCGCCAGAAAGATTACAATGAGAAAAGCCAGGAGCTGCAGCATCTGAGGCATCTTGTATCACAGTATCAAGAGCAGTTAAAGACTCTTGAG TTCAATAACTATGCTCTCTCGGTTCATCTGAAAGAGGCTCAGCAATGTAACTCCATTACGGGACGCTGCAATCCAGATGTATTCTGA